In the Myxococcota bacterium genome, CCTGGCGCTGGTGGCGGGCTACTACACCCCGAAGACCTGGAATTTCACGACGGCGTTCGTGAAGGAGCTGACGGTCGTATTCGGTGCGTTCTACGGCCACAGCGCAACCGGCAGGGACGTCGATGCGGCGGCGACGCTGTTGGGACGCAACCCGCGCATCGCCGAGGTCGTGAACACCCACCGGTTTCCGCTCGACGCCGCCGCGGAGGCCTTCGCGTTCGCCGCGAGCGACTCCGAGTCCCTGAAGGTCGTGATCGAGCCCTGACCCCGCCGCGTTGCGCCGGCGCACGGGAAGAGCTGAGATCCCGCCCGATGATCGACGAGAACGACTTCACCGGCGCCCGCCGCCGCGCCGCCTTCGTGAGCCTCGGCACGCTGATGCTCGTCAACGTGATGAGCCAGCTCGACCGCCAGATCATGAGTGTCCTGGTGGAGCCGATCCGCAAGGAGTTCGGCTTCTCCGACACCGAAGTGGGGATCGTCGTCGGCCTGGCCTTCGCCGTCTTCTACACGCTGGCCGGTCTCCCTCTCGGTCGGCTCGCCGACGTGACCAACCGCAAGCTCGTCGTGACGTCGGTGCTCTCGTTCTGGAGTCTGGCGACCGCCGCTTGCGGCTTCGCCCGCGGCTTCTGGTCGCTGTTCGCGGCGCGGGTGTGCGTGGGCATCGGCGAAGCCGGTGCGGCACCCGCGGCCCAGTCGATCCTCACCGAGACCTTCCCCAAGGCGCAGATGGGGCGCGCCTTGTCGACCTACCAGATGGCGATTCCGATCGGCATCTTCGTCGGAGTGGCCGGAGGAGGGGCGCTCGCCGACGCGTTCTCCTGGAGGCAGGTGTTCTGGATCGTCGGCTTGCCCGGCCTCGCCGTGGCGGGCCTCGTGCTGCTGTTGCTGCGCGAGCCCGAGCGTGGGCCTCAGGAAGAGCTGCTTCCCGTTCCCGAAGTGCTCCGCACCCTGCTCGGGATGGCCTCGCTGCGACAGCTCATGCTCGCGGCGTCGATCCAGACGATGACCCTCGCGGCGACGGCGAGCTTCAACTTCGCCTTCATGCTGCGCGTCCACGACCTCACCAGCAGTCAGGCCGGGCTCTTGATCGGGGCGATGACGATGCTCGCCGGTGGCTTCGGTACCTACCTCGGTGGGGCCGTCGGCGATCGGCTCGCGCCCCGGGATCCGCGCTGGCGCATCGGCTGCCTCGGCCTGGGGGCCGTCGTGTCGGTGCCCTTTACGGTGGCGGCGTACCTGGTCGACGACCTCTTGCTCACCATCGTGCTGCTCACCGTCGGCATGGTCGGCACCTACATGTACGCGGGCGCGAGCCACGCGTGCTCCCAGTCGCTGGTGGGCCCGCGGATGCGGGCGATGACCGCGGCCTCGATGCTCTTCTCGATGAACCTGTTCGGCTACGGCGGTGGACCCGTCGTGGCGGGCGTGATGAGCGACCTCTTCGGCGGCGAAGAAGCGCTGCGCTACGCGCTCGCGCTCATGAACATGCTGTTGCTCTGGGCAGGCGTTCATTACTTCCTGGCGACGCGCACCTACCGCGAGGATCTGGCCGACGCTGCCGAGCGCGTCTGATCGCGCGTGAGATGGGTGGGGCCGTCGGCGTTTCACGCGGACGGCGCCCAGGCCGGCGCGCTAGGATGCGCCGGCAGGAACACCCACCGGCGAATCTCGGGAGAGCGACATGGCGAGCATCGTAAGCGGCGGCCTCGAAGGAACCTCCATCCTCGTGACGGGCGGCGGCACCGGCATCGGTAAGGCCTGCGCGGCGCGCGCGGCTGCCGACGGCGCGGCGGTCACGATCTGCGGCCGCACAGAGTCGAAGCTCGTCGAATCGGCGGAGGTGATCGAGAAGGCCGCGGGCCACGGCGGCAACGTCCAGCTCATCACCGGTGACGTCACCAACGAAGACGACGTGCAGCGCATCCTCGCGAAGGCCCTCGAACCGACCGGCCACCTCGACGGCGTCGTCGCCAACGCCGGTGGGGGCGGTGGCATGGCGCCCTATCACGTGCAGGACACCAGCGAGTTCAAGCGTGTACTCGAACTCAACGTGATCGGCACGTTCTTCTGCGTGAAGCACAGCATCCCGCACCTGGTCGCGAACGGCGGGGGCTCCTTCATCGGCATGTCGTCGATCGCGGGCCACCTGACGCACCTCTACTTCGGCGCCTACTGCGTGGGCAAGGCGGGCATCGAAGAGATGATGAAGAACGCAGCCGACGAGTTCGGCGCTCAGAAGGTGCGCTTCAACGCGATCCGTCCCGGTTTCATCTCGACCGAGATCATGGAAGGCGTCCCGCGCGACTCGAAGGTCTACGCGTCCTACCTCGAGAACACGCCCATGCAGGACGTCGGGGAGCCCGAGGACGTCGCGCACCTCGCGCGCTTCCTGCTCGGACCCGAGAGCCGCTGGATCACCGGCCAGAGCATCAACTGCGATGGGGGCCACAGCCTGCGTCGCGGGCCGAACTTCGGTCAGTTCGCCGAGGCGATGTTCCCGCCCGAGGTGCTCGCCGGGAAGCGTCCCGAGTAGCCGCCGCCGGCTCAGGCGCTGTTCTGGCTCGTGGCCCAGGCCGCGAACTCGGGCAGCGTCGCTTGCAGGCGGAGGCGCGTGATGTCGTCGGTGAGGGCGCCGTCGGCGTCGAACTTCTCGTGGATCTGAGGGACCACGAAGCTCGGCGCCAGGAAGACGGGGGTGAGCGTCCCGACGAGCACGCTGGCGAGCTGCGCGTGGGCGCGCGCGCCGCCCGACGGGGCGATCGAGTGCGCGATGACGAGGGACGGCTTCCCCTTCAGCGGCGAGTTGTAAGCGGGACGCGAGGCCCAGTCGATCAGGTTCTTCACGGGGCCGGGGATTCCGTAGTTGAACTCGGGCGTCACGAAGACGAGCCCGTCGGCGGTGGTCACCTGCTCGAGCAGAGTCTGGACGGGCGCGGGTTTGTCGTCGCCGTCGAGATCCTGGTTGTAGAGCGGGAGCGTTCCGCCGTCGGTCGTTTCGATCTGCGCGCCTTCCGGCGCGGCCGCAGCAACGGCGTCGGCGAGCTTTCGACTGAAGCCCGCGGCACGCAGGCTTCCGACGATCACGAGCAGGTTCATGGAATCTTCCTTTCGGGTGAGGGCGCGAGCGGAGCTCGCGGTGGATTCGACGCACGGGTGCTCCCGCGCCGGCGCAGCATGCGCCAAGCGAACGCCCCGACGAGCAGGGCGCCCGCGAGCAGCAGCCAGGTTTCCCGAGGCTGCTCGGTGAGCCAGCGGAAGGCATGTCCGCCGCCGTAGCTCACGGCGACGAGCCAGGGGAGCATGCCGATCATCGAGCCCAGCAGGTAGTCGCGGAAGCGAACCGGCGAGAGTCCGAGGAACCAGTGCGCTGGGGGGGCGATGAAGAAGACGAGACGCACCAGCACGACCGTCTCGAGTCCGCGCTCTTCGATCCGGGACTCGTAGCGACGGACGTTCTCCGGCAGGCGCGCGGCGACCCAATCGCGACCGATCCAGCGTGCGAAGAAGAAGCCCACCAGCCCGGCCGTCTGGGCACCGAGGAAGTTGTAGAGGAACGCCAGGGAAGGGGGCCAGATCGCGATCGCGGCCAACATGAAGACGACGCCGGGGACTCCAACCCCTTCGAGCCCGAAGAGCGCGACGAACACCACCGGACCCCACGGACCGGCGCCGTCGACGAGGTTGCGGACCGTGTCGAGTTCGAGGTGCGCGTGCAAGCCCGTGCCCCACGCCACGAGAGCCACGCCGACCAAACCGGCCAGGATCGCGAGCCGTTTCACCGGGAGCCGACCACCGTTTCGATCACCCCGGCCGGTTCCGAGGGCAGGGCCGAACCGCGCCAGGCCACCACACCATCCGGGCGGACGAGGGTGAACGGAAGCGGGTAGGCCGCGGACGCCTCGGGGACGGCTTCGATCCGGAGCGGGACCCGCCGTTCCTCGGCCGCCCGCTGGAGCGCATCCGTCCCGTTCGCTGCATCCGTGCAGACCAGCGTGAGGCCTCGGCCGTAGAGATCGAGAATCGAGCGTCCTCCCCGGAGTGACACGTGCGGCGCGCGGCCCCCCGGCTTCGTGGTGGCTTCGTAGACGCGGTTGTCCGAGCGATCGATGGGCGGAGTCCCATCATCGCAGACGATCGGCGAGCTGTCGTAGCGTGTGCCCAGATCGATCTGCGGTTTCACGTACTCGTCACCCCGGGAATCGATCAAGCCGACCCCGAACGCGCGCCGCGCGGTTTCCCCCGCCTCGTCGGTGCGCCAGAGCTCCTCCGTCGGGATCTTGTGGATCGGCAGTGGCGGGCCCAGGCGCTCGGGATCCGGCCCCGAGAAGTCCACGCCCTGGTACCGGAGCAGGTCGAGGGCGGCGAGGCTTCGCTCGGTCTCGTAGCTCTCCTCGAGCAGGCGTGGCCCTCCCCAGCCGCGGAGTGTCGCGTCGAGCTTCCAACCGAGATCGAACGCGTCGGCCATGCCCGTGTTCACGCCGAGACCACCGAAGGGCGTCACGACGTGAGCTGCGTCCCCGGCGAGGAAGACGCGCCCCGCGCGGAACGAGGTGGCGAGGGCCTGACGCGGAGTCCACGCACTCATGGCCAGGATCTCCGCGTCCGGCGCTCCCAGCTCGGCGAGGCGAGCGGCGGTCTTCGCCTCGTCGTCGGCGTCCAGACCGAGACCGTGGATGCGCCAGAGGTGGTGGCCATCGACGGTGATCATGAGGGCTGCTCCGACGGGCGAGGGCGTCGGGCCGGCCTCGGTCCCGAGCAAGAGGTACTGCACGGCGCCGGGGGGCACCTGGTCGGCGACCCGGCGCGAGCGGAAGAAGGCGGAGTGGACGCGCACAGGAATCGCCGGCGGGCCGACGAGTTCGATGCCCAGCGACTCGCGGACGCGACTGCTTCCCCCGTCGCAGGCGACCGCGAAGGCCGCGCGCACCTCGACCCGGCCGCCTTCGGCATCGCGCCCGGCGCAAGCGACGCCACTGCGGGTTACCGACACGGAGTCGATCTGGACGCCGTGGTGAATCGCGGCCGTCTCCGTCGCATGGACCGCCCGTTCGAGAATCGGATCGAAACACGGCTTCGGCGCCCACACTTCCCGTTCGGGAGAGTCGCTGCGATCGCGCGAATCGGCGAGCGCATCCTCGACGCGGCAGACCTCGGCACCGCCGAGATGGGTGAGGCAGACGAAGTCGCCTCCCCAGTCCGGGCGAAACGCTCGGCGCACCTCGTCCGAGAGCCCATGACGTCGGAGCTGTTCCATCGTTCGGACGCCGATGTGGTTCGCGGTGGGGAAGACGGGCTCGCCGGCACCGCGCCGCTCGAGCACCGCGCAGTCGACGCCGCGCGACCCGAGCTCCAGCGCGAGGCACAACCCCACCGGGCCGCCGCCGATGATCGCGACCTGCGTTTCGATCGTGTGGGTGTCTCGACTCATCTCTGGGCACCTCCGAGAGGAGCGGTGGCGTTGGGGCGGCGCGCTCGAGCGCCTACCGGGCGGACAGGGCCGGGGTTCGGGACGCCGTCGCGACGGCGGCGGCCGCGAGGGTTCGCGCTTCGGGCGCCGACACGCCGAGCGCACGCAGTCCGCGCTCGATGGAGCGCTTCGAGACGTCGTCGTCCGCGAGGCCCGCGACGATGCGACGGATCGTCATGACGAGCAGACCGATCGTCTGGTCGAGCGTGGCGTCGTCGGGCCCCGTGTCGAAGCGACCCTCAGCGAGTCCCTCCGAAAGGTCTTCTCGCAGGTATCCATTGATGCGGTTGTAGACCGTCGGCCGGTTGACGAGCCGCAAGACGAGACGCGCCCAGGGCGTGTCGGTGGCTGCGCGGCGCAGGATGACGGCCGAGGTCAGCGCCACCCGAAGTGCCGGGTCCGGGATCGGCTCCTCGGCGGTGGCCGCCGTCGCGGCCAGGGTGTGCAGCTGTTCCTCGGTGACGGCGTCGATCAGGGCATCGCGGTCGGCGAAGTAGTTGTAGAAGGTGCCGACGGCGACTTCGGCTTCCGTGCTCACGTCGCTCGCCGTCAGCGTGTCGCCCTTGGTGGAGAGGACGCGCATTCCGGCGGCGAGCAGCTGCCGACGTGTCCTCTCTTTCTTCCGGTAGCCGCGGGTCCGGCGTGTCTCGGGCATGGAGCCCAGGATGCCCATAAAATGAGTATTTTTCAATATTGAATACTGTTCATTTAGATTCATTTCCAGGGCTCCGCGCTGGCACGATCACCCCGATCGCTTTGCTCCTTTGCGTGCATATGCACTAGTGTGCCCGCATGGATCGTGAATGCAGCGCCTTCAAGGTGCGGCGGCTCTCCCGTCAGGTGACCCAGTTCTACGACCAGGCGCTGCGCGCCGAAGGTCTGCGCTCGACCCAATTCCATCTGCTCACCGTCGTCGGCGAAGAGGGCCCCGTCACGATCGGACAGCTCGCCGAGCGGGTCGGCGCGGAGCGCACGTCGGTCACCCGTGCGGTGCAGGCCGTCGAGACCGGGGGGTGGGTCGCCGTGGGACCCGGTCCCGACGGACGCTCGAAGTCCGTGCGCATCACGCTTGCAGGGCGCGCACTTCTCGACCGCGTCGAACCGGTTCGCAAGAAACAGGAGGCGGCGTTTCGGCGCGCGTTGGAAGGGGTGACGTCGGAACGCTTCCTCGACGACCTGGTTCACGCGGCCGATCGCTTGCAAGACCTCATCGAGCAAGGCGACGAAGCCTGATCCCAACGCGCCCATCGGCACGCGCCAGCCACGAGCCCAAAGACAGGACAAGGAGACCCCCATGGCGATGGAACTGCTGACCTCCCCGACGCCCAACGGCTGGAAGGTGACGATCATGGTCGAAGAGCTGCGCGAAGCGGGCTTCGAGCTCGCCGATCTCACCGTCACGCCGATCGACATCATGAAGGGCGACCAGTTCACGGATGCCTTCACGGCGGTGAACCCCAATCAGAAGATCCCGGCACTCGTAGACGGCGACCGCCACGTGATCGAGAGCTGCGCCATCCTCCAGTACCTCGGGGAGAAGTTTCCGTCCCCGCTGCTGCCGGAAGGAGAGGCGCGCTGGGACGTCCTGCCCTGGGTGTACTGGCAGGCCGCCAATGTCGGACCGATCTTCGGCAACAAGCTCGCCTACACGCGCTACATCACCGACGTGTCCGACGAAGCGCGCGCGCACCCGCTCGAGCGCTTCGGGAAGGAAGCGCGGCGGCTCGCCGGGGTGCTCGATCGCAAGCTCGAGGGGCAGGCCTTCATCTGCGGCGACACGTTCACGATCGCCGACATCGCGGCCTACCCCTGGCTGCGCGGCTGGAAATGGAGCAAGGTCGACATCACGGACCGCCCGAACGTGATGGCGTGGATCGATCGCGTGCGCGCGCGGCCCGGCGTCGGACGGGGGCTCGCGTACGGGGTCCCCGAGGACGAGGTCGATCGCTGGAGCCAGGAACGCCGCGACAGCTATGCCAAAGGAGGCGCCTCGATCGCCTCGAACGATCGCCTGCGTTCGGATCTCTGACCCATCTCGGGCAGCGCGTTTTCACCAGGCCGAGGTCAGGCGAGTCCTGCTCGGCCGCGCCGAACTTCGGCGAGACCCCTTCGAAGAGGAGAGACATGTCCGTTTCGTTCTACGACCTGACGGTCGGCAGCTACGTCCAGATCATCGAGGCCCTGGTCGGCATCCTGGGCAAAGGAGCCGACCACTGTAAGACCGAGGGCATCGCCCTCGACGACATCGTCGCGACCCGTCTCTACCCGGACATGGCCAACTTCCACTTCCAGGTGACCAGCGTGACCCACCACTCGCTGGGTGCGCTGCAAGGGCTCAAGTCGGGCGAGTTCCGCCCCCCGAACTACGAAGCCTGCGACTACGCCGTGCTCCAGACCATGACGGAGGCGACGCTCGACGCGCTGAAGGCGCAGAACCGGGACGAGATCGACGCCCTCGCCGATGGTCAGCTCGTCTTCAAGCTGGGGGGGAACGAGATCCCCTTCACCGCGAAGAACTTCGCCTTGTCCTTCTCGCTGCCGAACTTCTACTTCCACGCGACCACGGCGTACGACGTGCTGCGCATGAAGGGCGTGCCGCTCGGCAAGCGGGACTTCCTCGGGGCGATGAAGGCCGGCGTCTAGTCCTACGGGACCGACGAGCCCGGGGCGAACGCCTCGGCAGCAGGGCAACGTCGCGGCATGGGTCGCCCCCTGCCTGAACCCTGCTCCCGGTACCCGGGCGCGCGCCGCTCCCAGATGATCCAGGAGGCTTGACAGCCCTGGGTTTTCTTGGGATTCTCGTACCGACCGACTAGTCGGTCGGTAATGCCCACCCCATCCACCGCGAGGACTCGCCATG is a window encoding:
- a CDS encoding MFS transporter; the protein is MIDENDFTGARRRAAFVSLGTLMLVNVMSQLDRQIMSVLVEPIRKEFGFSDTEVGIVVGLAFAVFYTLAGLPLGRLADVTNRKLVVTSVLSFWSLATAACGFARGFWSLFAARVCVGIGEAGAAPAAQSILTETFPKAQMGRALSTYQMAIPIGIFVGVAGGGALADAFSWRQVFWIVGLPGLAVAGLVLLLLREPERGPQEELLPVPEVLRTLLGMASLRQLMLAASIQTMTLAATASFNFAFMLRVHDLTSSQAGLLIGAMTMLAGGFGTYLGGAVGDRLAPRDPRWRIGCLGLGAVVSVPFTVAAYLVDDLLLTIVLLTVGMVGTYMYAGASHACSQSLVGPRMRAMTAASMLFSMNLFGYGGGPVVAGVMSDLFGGEEALRYALALMNMLLLWAGVHYFLATRTYREDLADAAERV
- a CDS encoding SDR family oxidoreductase → MASIVSGGLEGTSILVTGGGTGIGKACAARAAADGAAVTICGRTESKLVESAEVIEKAAGHGGNVQLITGDVTNEDDVQRILAKALEPTGHLDGVVANAGGGGGMAPYHVQDTSEFKRVLELNVIGTFFCVKHSIPHLVANGGGSFIGMSSIAGHLTHLYFGAYCVGKAGIEEMMKNAADEFGAQKVRFNAIRPGFISTEIMEGVPRDSKVYASYLENTPMQDVGEPEDVAHLARFLLGPESRWITGQSINCDGGHSLRRGPNFGQFAEAMFPPEVLAGKRPE
- a CDS encoding NADPH-dependent FMN reductase, translating into MNLLVIVGSLRAAGFSRKLADAVAAAAPEGAQIETTDGGTLPLYNQDLDGDDKPAPVQTLLEQVTTADGLVFVTPEFNYGIPGPVKNLIDWASRPAYNSPLKGKPSLVIAHSIAPSGGARAHAQLASVLVGTLTPVFLAPSFVVPQIHEKFDADGALTDDITRLRLQATLPEFAAWATSQNSA
- a CDS encoding VTT domain-containing protein, translating into MKRLAILAGLVGVALVAWGTGLHAHLELDTVRNLVDGAGPWGPVVFVALFGLEGVGVPGVVFMLAAIAIWPPSLAFLYNFLGAQTAGLVGFFFARWIGRDWVAARLPENVRRYESRIEERGLETVVLVRLVFFIAPPAHWFLGLSPVRFRDYLLGSMIGMLPWLVAVSYGGGHAFRWLTEQPRETWLLLAGALLVGAFAWRMLRRRGSTRASNPPRAPLAPSPERKIP
- a CDS encoding FAD-dependent monooxygenase; its protein translation is MSRDTHTIETQVAIIGGGPVGLCLALELGSRGVDCAVLERRGAGEPVFPTANHIGVRTMEQLRRHGLSDEVRRAFRPDWGGDFVCLTHLGGAEVCRVEDALADSRDRSDSPEREVWAPKPCFDPILERAVHATETAAIHHGVQIDSVSVTRSGVACAGRDAEGGRVEVRAAFAVACDGGSSRVRESLGIELVGPPAIPVRVHSAFFRSRRVADQVPPGAVQYLLLGTEAGPTPSPVGAALMITVDGHHLWRIHGLGLDADDEAKTAARLAELGAPDAEILAMSAWTPRQALATSFRAGRVFLAGDAAHVVTPFGGLGVNTGMADAFDLGWKLDATLRGWGGPRLLEESYETERSLAALDLLRYQGVDFSGPDPERLGPPLPIHKIPTEELWRTDEAGETARRAFGVGLIDSRGDEYVKPQIDLGTRYDSSPIVCDDGTPPIDRSDNRVYEATTKPGGRAPHVSLRGGRSILDLYGRGLTLVCTDAANGTDALQRAAEERRVPLRIEAVPEASAAYPLPFTLVRPDGVVAWRGSALPSEPAGVIETVVGSR
- a CDS encoding TetR/AcrR family transcriptional regulator; protein product: MPETRRTRGYRKKERTRRQLLAAGMRVLSTKGDTLTASDVSTEAEVAVGTFYNYFADRDALIDAVTEEQLHTLAATAATAEEPIPDPALRVALTSAVILRRAATDTPWARLVLRLVNRPTVYNRINGYLREDLSEGLAEGRFDTGPDDATLDQTIGLLVMTIRRIVAGLADDDVSKRSIERGLRALGVSAPEARTLAAAAVATASRTPALSAR
- a CDS encoding MarR family transcriptional regulator encodes the protein MDRECSAFKVRRLSRQVTQFYDQALRAEGLRSTQFHLLTVVGEEGPVTIGQLAERVGAERTSVTRAVQAVETGGWVAVGPGPDGRSKSVRITLAGRALLDRVEPVRKKQEAAFRRALEGVTSERFLDDLVHAADRLQDLIEQGDEA
- a CDS encoding glutathione binding-like protein, whose protein sequence is MAMELLTSPTPNGWKVTIMVEELREAGFELADLTVTPIDIMKGDQFTDAFTAVNPNQKIPALVDGDRHVIESCAILQYLGEKFPSPLLPEGEARWDVLPWVYWQAANVGPIFGNKLAYTRYITDVSDEARAHPLERFGKEARRLAGVLDRKLEGQAFICGDTFTIADIAAYPWLRGWKWSKVDITDRPNVMAWIDRVRARPGVGRGLAYGVPEDEVDRWSQERRDSYAKGGASIASNDRLRSDL
- a CDS encoding DUF1993 domain-containing protein, with amino-acid sequence MSVSFYDLTVGSYVQIIEALVGILGKGADHCKTEGIALDDIVATRLYPDMANFHFQVTSVTHHSLGALQGLKSGEFRPPNYEACDYAVLQTMTEATLDALKAQNRDEIDALADGQLVFKLGGNEIPFTAKNFALSFSLPNFYFHATTAYDVLRMKGVPLGKRDFLGAMKAGV